In Alkalihalobacterium alkalinitrilicum, a genomic segment contains:
- a CDS encoding NAD(P)/FAD-dependent oxidoreductase — MKKENYYDVIIVGAGPAGVGIGALFIQMGLNNFVVLERDYIGSSFKKWPEEMRLLTPSFPGHGFGLLDLNAVVPATSPGYTFQTEHLSGEEYAEYLEAVAIHFKLPIQFGVDVFELEKLTESFEIKTNNGIYHTQFVVWAGGEFQYPNKTVFPGANLCIHNSEVSSWGEVEGSEAVIIGGYESGIDAAIHLVHYGKQVTVLAKGDTWSSHDPDPSISLSPFTFDRLEEVIDCEDLILRGNSKVVKVEQVEAGYSIFLENGEVIFSPTQPILATGFKSSLSLILEHFYYDEENRIQLTEKDESTISEGLFLVGPQVRHQDVIFCFIYKFRQRFAVVAKEIAEQLGMELDKELFDYYQKANMLLDDLSCCDNSCQC, encoded by the coding sequence ATGAAAAAAGAGAATTATTATGATGTGATTATTGTTGGAGCTGGTCCTGCAGGTGTAGGGATTGGGGCATTGTTTATTCAAATGGGATTAAATAATTTCGTGGTTTTAGAACGTGATTATATTGGCAGTTCTTTTAAAAAATGGCCTGAAGAAATGAGATTATTAACTCCATCTTTTCCTGGTCATGGGTTTGGTCTATTAGATTTAAATGCAGTCGTTCCTGCGACATCTCCAGGGTATACATTTCAAACTGAACATTTGAGTGGGGAAGAATATGCTGAGTATTTAGAAGCTGTTGCAATCCATTTTAAGTTACCTATTCAATTTGGGGTTGATGTTTTTGAATTAGAAAAACTAACAGAAAGCTTTGAAATTAAAACAAATAATGGCATATATCATACTCAGTTTGTTGTATGGGCTGGGGGAGAATTTCAGTATCCAAATAAAACGGTATTTCCTGGTGCAAACCTTTGTATTCACAACAGTGAAGTCTCTTCTTGGGGAGAGGTTGAAGGAAGTGAAGCTGTTATCATTGGCGGGTATGAAAGTGGGATCGATGCTGCCATCCATCTTGTTCATTATGGAAAGCAAGTAACGGTATTAGCCAAGGGTGATACATGGTCAAGTCACGATCCAGATCCAAGTATTTCTTTATCTCCTTTTACATTTGACCGTCTTGAAGAAGTTATTGATTGTGAAGACTTGATACTAAGAGGAAACAGCAAAGTAGTAAAAGTTGAACAAGTAGAAGCTGGTTATTCAATTTTTCTGGAAAATGGAGAAGTAATATTCAGTCCAACACAACCAATCTTAGCGACTGGATTTAAAAGCAGTCTTTCATTAATATTGGAGCATTTTTATTATGATGAAGAAAATCGGATTCAATTAACTGAAAAAGACGAGTCAACCATCTCAGAAGGATTGTTTTTAGTTGGACCACAAGTTCGACATCAAGATGTCATTTTTTGTTTCATTTATAAATTTCGGCAACGATTTGCGGTTGTCGCTAAGGAAATAGCTGAGCAACTAGGCATGGAGCTCGATAAAGAGTTGTTTGATTATTATCAGAAAGCAAATATGCTCCTTGACGACCTATCTTGTTGTGACAACTCGTGCCAGTGTTAA